In one Desulfovibrionales bacterium genomic region, the following are encoded:
- a CDS encoding FAD-dependent oxidoreductase codes for MYFPRLFTPGTIGTCNLRNRIIMPLYPTKYAAESKVNDRIKAFYQVRARGGVALIVLDCPCLDYPRAYKGPQELRFDTEEYASGIAGLLDIIHAEGARAFMQLNYPKERIFNKKVPGARKKGESWVVPLANAMSREEATEIIEVMAAGAKRAMEVGYDGVEIQASYGDLIAQLLSPLLNKRTDDMGGPVENRCRFLTRLIEKTKQCAGRDFPVMVKLVCDEFVPGGLTVNEAVSMARLIEKAGADAIMANAGNKATKFVTIPGHDCAPGLLTETAARIKAAVNLPVIAIGKINTPALAEEIIASGKADFVAMARALIADPDLPNKAASGNIAGIRACTYCLEDCADKGVPGLGRACTVNPFAGFEYRWDVLPVTVKKKILIVGGGPAGIQAAVIASQRGHRVELWEKEAEPGGQLLLADKAPFKEEMSGALRYLIHSLKQSTAQARLNYPGAVENIVNMAPDAVIVATGSHPIRPPIPGMDSGIVVDARELYAKKVLPGRKIVIIGGGDIGCETADWLAEPGREVTVVEMLPEVLGRMKDIPRARLLARLTNKGVNILTNTRVTEISEAIVSLEKKDGQRLRIEADQVILAVGARSQNSLADELKGKIKEVIAIGDASQPGNLGSALRGATEVALKI; via the coding sequence ATGTACTTTCCCCGTCTCTTTACGCCAGGAACTATCGGGACCTGTAATCTGCGCAATCGTATTATCATGCCGCTCTATCCCACCAAGTATGCTGCTGAAAGCAAGGTAAACGACAGGATAAAGGCCTTTTATCAGGTTCGAGCCAGGGGCGGAGTGGCCCTGATCGTGCTGGACTGCCCCTGTCTGGATTATCCCCGCGCCTATAAGGGACCACAGGAACTGCGCTTTGACACAGAAGAGTATGCGTCTGGCATCGCCGGGCTGCTGGACATAATCCACGCCGAAGGCGCCAGGGCCTTTATGCAGCTCAATTATCCCAAAGAAAGAATCTTCAATAAAAAGGTCCCCGGAGCCAGAAAAAAAGGAGAAAGCTGGGTCGTTCCCCTGGCCAATGCCATGTCGCGGGAGGAGGCCACAGAGATAATAGAGGTTATGGCTGCCGGGGCTAAAAGGGCCATGGAGGTCGGCTACGACGGAGTAGAGATACAGGCCAGTTACGGCGATTTGATCGCCCAGCTCCTTTCGCCGCTTCTCAACAAGCGCACGGATGATATGGGCGGGCCTGTGGAAAATCGCTGCCGTTTTTTAACCCGGCTGATCGAAAAAACAAAACAATGTGCCGGCCGGGATTTCCCGGTAATGGTAAAACTGGTCTGTGATGAATTTGTCCCCGGTGGCCTGACTGTAAATGAGGCCGTATCCATGGCCAGATTGATAGAAAAGGCCGGCGCTGATGCCATCATGGCTAATGCCGGCAATAAGGCTACCAAGTTTGTTACCATACCCGGGCATGACTGTGCACCGGGTCTGCTGACAGAGACCGCCGCCCGGATTAAAGCCGCCGTTAACCTGCCGGTCATAGCCATCGGTAAGATAAATACACCGGCCCTGGCGGAAGAGATTATCGCCTCAGGCAAGGCCGATTTCGTGGCTATGGCCAGGGCCTTAATAGCCGATCCGGATCTTCCCAATAAGGCCGCGTCTGGAAATATTGCCGGTATAAGGGCCTGCACCTATTGCTTAGAAGACTGCGCCGACAAAGGAGTACCGGGCTTAGGCCGCGCCTGCACCGTTAATCCCTTTGCCGGTTTTGAATATCGCTGGGATGTGCTTCCGGTCACAGTAAAGAAAAAAATCCTGATTGTCGGAGGCGGCCCGGCCGGCATACAGGCCGCGGTCATAGCCAGTCAGAGGGGGCACAGAGTAGAACTCTGGGAAAAAGAGGCCGAGCCCGGCGGCCAACTACTTTTAGCCGACAAGGCCCCATTCAAAGAAGAGATGTCCGGGGCCTTACGCTACCTGATACATTCCTTAAAACAAAGCACTGCTCAGGCCCGCCTTAACTACCCGGGCGCAGTAGAAAATATAGTCAATATGGCGCCGGACGCGGTTATAGTGGCTACCGGGTCACATCCGATACGTCCACCGATTCCCGGTATGGATTCCGGTATCGTGGTTGACGCCCGGGAGCTTTATGCCAAAAAGGTTCTCCCCGGTCGGAAAATAGTGATTATCGGCGGAGGTGATATCGGGTGTGAAACTGCGGATTGGCTGGCTGAGCCGGGCAGGGAGGTAACCGTGGTTGAGATGCTGCCGGAGGTATTGGGCCGAATGAAAGATATTCCCCGGGCGCGCCTGCTAGCCAGACTGACCAATAAAGGGGTGAACATACTTACGAATACCCGGGTTACAGAGATTAGCGAGGCTATAGTTTCCCTGGAAAAAAAGGACGGTCAGAGACTCCGGATTGAGGCAGATCAGGTGATACTGGCCGTTGGCGCGCGATCGCAAAACAGCCTGGCAGATGAACTTAAGGGAAAAATTAAAGAGGTAATAGCTATTGGTGATGCCTCTCAGCCGGGCAATCTTGGCTCGGCGTTGAGAGGCGCCACCGAGGTAGCGCTTAAAATCTGA
- a CDS encoding lytic transglycosylase domain-containing protein codes for MQANALRTVLFLLFLTILTIAGPISTRADIYCFTDSEGVVHFTDVPNDERYRVFLRTRKTIERTSYAALSGDIKRYDPVIHAACRRFGVDTNLVRAIIKAESNFNYLALSPKGARGLMQLMPQTAQDMSVFDIFDPAENIYGGVKYLKRLLGMFDGNIPLALAAYNAGPDRVGNRRQIPMIKETQDYVQRVLLYFRNYKNRYGYQENKML; via the coding sequence ATGCAGGCGAATGCTTTGCGAACCGTGTTGTTCCTCCTTTTTTTAACGATCCTAACGATAGCCGGCCCTATTTCTACACGGGCGGATATTTACTGTTTTACTGATAGCGAGGGCGTAGTTCATTTTACCGATGTGCCTAACGACGAGCGCTATAGGGTCTTCCTCCGCACCAGAAAGACCATAGAACGGACTTCCTATGCTGCTCTTTCGGGTGATATTAAAAGATACGACCCTGTCATTCATGCGGCCTGCCGACGGTTTGGTGTAGATACGAATCTGGTCCGGGCTATAATCAAGGCCGAATCCAACTTCAACTACCTGGCGCTTTCGCCGAAGGGAGCACGGGGTCTGATGCAACTGATGCCTCAGACGGCACAGGATATGTCCGTGTTTGATATTTTTGATCCGGCGGAAAACATATACGGCGGGGTCAAGTACCTGAAACGGCTATTAGGCATGTTCGACGGCAATATACCTTTGGCTTTAGCGGCTTATAATGCCGGCCCGGATAGGGTTGGGAACCGAAGACAAATCCCCATGATTAAGGAGACGCAGGATTACGTACAGAGGGTCTTGCTGTACTTCCGAAATTACAAAAATAGATATGGTTATCAGGAAAATAAGATGCTATGA
- a CDS encoding response regulator, with product METKILVVEDEGIVAEDIRGSLESLGYTVSSVVSSGQEAIKKAEEYKPDLVLMDIVLKGEIDGIEAANQIRLCFNIPVVYLTAYADERTLDRAKVTEPLGYIVKPFEDRELRTTIEMALYKHKMENRLREREEWLSTTLGSIGDAVIATDAQGHVRFMNPVAESLTGWEEGGAAGKALAEVFNIINEETRGPVENPATKVLRKGVVVGLANHTLLVARDGVEIPIDDSGAPIRDARGDIIGVVLVFRDIRERRKAERDLQESEKRYRGLYETALVGLYRSRISDGKIIMANQLAADILGYSSIEGLTTEFVFGERYSPERRTELLRKLEECGTVSDFEIQVTRKDGEKIDLMITARAYPEDGYIEGAMIDITDKKHLETQLLQAQKMEAIGTLAGGIAHDFNNLLMVVAGYASLMLSDLDSSHPHYSKLKQIEEQVRSGSDLTAQLLGFARRGKYNVKPLDVNEIMRNSSVMFGRTKKEITIREKYDPDLCTVEADRGQIEQVLLNLYVNAWHAMPAGGDIYLETNNVILDESYSKPYKVRPGRYARISITDTGVGMDETIRRRVFEPFFTTKEMGRGSGLGLASVYGIIKNHGGIINVYSEKGHGTTFTIYLPASEKEVVREKEMSVKMVKGTETILFVDDEEMIRNVGRELLEELGYKVFIARDGEEAVDIYKANKGGIDLVILDMIMPDTGGGETYDRLKEIDPGIKVLLSSGYSISGEASKILERGCSGFIQKPFNMGGLSCKVREVLDKK from the coding sequence ATGGAAACAAAAATCTTAGTGGTTGAAGATGAAGGAATTGTTGCCGAAGACATACGCGGCAGCCTGGAGAGTTTGGGATATACGGTCTCATCAGTGGTATCATCCGGACAGGAGGCTATTAAAAAGGCGGAAGAGTATAAACCGGATCTGGTGCTGATGGACATTGTGCTGAAGGGTGAGATAGACGGGATTGAGGCGGCCAACCAGATACGTTTGTGCTTCAACATCCCGGTCGTATATCTTACTGCCTACGCCGACGAAAGGACCCTGGACCGGGCAAAGGTAACCGAGCCGTTAGGATACATTGTCAAGCCGTTCGAAGATAGAGAATTACGCACGACCATTGAGATGGCCCTGTACAAACACAAGATGGAGAATAGATTAAGGGAACGCGAAGAGTGGCTTTCTACCACCCTCGGGAGTATCGGCGATGCAGTGATTGCTACGGATGCCCAAGGGCATGTCAGGTTCATGAATCCCGTTGCCGAATCCCTGACCGGATGGGAGGAGGGAGGCGCAGCCGGAAAGGCCCTGGCCGAGGTCTTTAATATTATAAATGAAGAGACACGCGGGCCGGTCGAGAATCCTGCAACTAAGGTGCTGCGAAAGGGTGTGGTCGTCGGTCTGGCCAATCATACTTTATTGGTAGCTCGTGATGGGGTTGAGATACCAATTGACGATAGCGGTGCGCCTATCAGGGATGCCAGAGGCGACATCATCGGGGTAGTTCTGGTCTTCCGCGACATCCGGGAACGCAGGAAGGCGGAACGGGACCTTCAGGAATCAGAGAAGCGTTACCGCGGCCTGTATGAGACGGCCCTGGTGGGCCTGTACCGCAGCCGGATCAGTGACGGCAAGATTATCATGGCAAACCAACTGGCTGCCGACATTTTGGGTTATAGCTCGATTGAGGGGCTAACCACTGAATTTGTATTTGGCGAGCGTTATTCACCGGAGAGAAGGACGGAGTTGTTGCGGAAGTTGGAGGAATGCGGCACGGTCTCTGATTTTGAGATACAGGTCACCCGCAAGGATGGAGAAAAAATAGACCTGATGATAACGGCCAGGGCCTATCCGGAAGATGGTTACATTGAGGGCGCCATGATCGATATTACCGACAAGAAACACCTTGAAACTCAACTGCTCCAGGCCCAGAAGATGGAGGCCATCGGTACCCTGGCCGGTGGTATTGCCCATGATTTTAACAACCTTCTCATGGTGGTGGCGGGATATGCATCCTTGATGCTAAGCGATCTCGATTCAAGCCATCCCCATTATAGCAAGCTAAAACAGATCGAAGAACAGGTCAGAAGCGGGTCTGATCTGACCGCTCAGCTTTTAGGGTTTGCCCGCCGCGGGAAATATAATGTTAAGCCGCTTGACGTAAACGAGATAATGAGAAACAGCTCCGTCATGTTCGGCCGCACCAAGAAAGAGATTACCATCAGAGAGAAATATGATCCTGATCTCTGTACCGTAGAGGCCGACCGGGGCCAGATCGAGCAGGTGCTTTTGAACCTTTATGTGAACGCCTGGCATGCTATGCCGGCGGGCGGGGATATATATTTAGAGACAAATAATGTCATCCTGGATGAAAGCTACAGCAAGCCCTACAAGGTCCGACCGGGGAGATATGCCAGGATATCTATTACCGATACGGGTGTTGGTATGGATGAAACAATCCGGAGACGCGTATTTGAGCCTTTCTTTACTACCAAGGAGATGGGCCGGGGCAGCGGGCTGGGATTGGCTTCGGTCTATGGAATTATAAAGAATCACGGTGGTATTATCAATGTCTATAGCGAAAAGGGCCATGGCACGACGTTTACTATCTATTTACCGGCATCAGAAAAGGAGGTCGTAAGGGAAAAGGAGATGTCCGTAAAGATGGTAAAGGGAACAGAGACCATCCTGTTTGTAGATGATGAAGAGATGATCCGGAATGTAGGCCGGGAATTGTTGGAAGAATTGGGCTATAAGGTGTTCATAGCCAGAGACGGAGAAGAAGCGGTCGATATTTATAAGGCAAATAAGGGTGGGATTGATCTGGTCATTCTGGATATGATCATGCCGGATACAGGGGGCGGTGAGACCTATGACCGGTTGAAGGAGATCGACCCGGGTATAAAAGTTCTCCTTTCCAGTGGATACAGCATTAGTGGCGAAGCCTCCAAGATTTTGGAACGGGGATGCAGCGGGTTTATTCAGAAGCCTTTTAACATGGGAGGCCTTTCCTGCAAGGTAAGGGAGGTTCTGGATAAGAAGTGA
- a CDS encoding YHS domain-containing protein, whose product MKTEMRLLIYIILIFVVYQIYKAVRRELGRPEQVNRKKDDSAITAELVEDPVCHTYCPKNEALTAVMDGKSYYFCSEKCKQKFIDRIQETENRSQDKTY is encoded by the coding sequence TTGAAAACTGAGATGAGGCTGCTCATTTATATCATTTTAATATTTGTTGTTTATCAGATTTATAAGGCCGTGCGCAGGGAGTTGGGCAGACCTGAACAAGTAAATCGAAAGAAAGATGATAGTGCAATAACCGCAGAGCTGGTGGAAGACCCGGTTTGTCACACCTACTGCCCCAAAAACGAGGCCCTTACGGCCGTTATGGACGGAAAAAGTTACTACTTTTGCAGTGAAAAATGTAAACAAAAATTTATAGATAGAATACAGGAGACAGAAAACAGGAGTCAGGATAAAACCTACTGA
- the fsa gene encoding fructose-6-phosphate aldolase, translating into MKFFIDTANLDEIRQANDMGLIDGVTTNPSLIARENKPFKKLLTEICKIVKGPISAEVVSLEAKEMVREAKDLAKIADNIVIKAPMTTEGIKATRMLSEVGIKTNVTLIFSPVQALLAAKAGATYVSPFVGRLDDISQVGMDVVGDIISIYDNYAFDTEVIVASIRHPGHVLEAALMGADVATIPFKVIAQLAKHPLTDIGIEKFLADWKKVGSPKK; encoded by the coding sequence ATGAAGTTTTTTATCGATACCGCCAACTTGGATGAAATCCGGCAGGCCAATGATATGGGCCTGATCGATGGGGTAACTACAAACCCCTCGCTCATTGCCAGGGAAAACAAGCCCTTCAAGAAGCTCCTGACTGAGATATGCAAGATAGTAAAAGGGCCTATCAGCGCTGAGGTGGTGAGCCTGGAGGCCAAAGAAATGGTTAGAGAGGCTAAAGATCTGGCCAAAATTGCCGATAATATAGTTATCAAGGCGCCCATGACCACGGAAGGGATCAAGGCCACCCGGATGCTCAGCGAAGTGGGCATTAAGACCAATGTCACGCTCATTTTTTCACCGGTGCAGGCCCTGCTGGCGGCTAAAGCCGGCGCAACCTACGTCAGCCCCTTTGTTGGCCGGCTGGACGATATTTCCCAGGTGGGTATGGATGTGGTCGGGGACATTATTTCTATCTATGACAACTATGCCTTTGATACAGAGGTCATTGTGGCCAGTATCCGTCACCCCGGTCATGTCCTAGAGGCGGCCCTGATGGGCGCGGATGTAGCCACTATACCATTCAAGGTTATTGCCCAGTTGGCTAAACATCCGCTTACGGATATTGGAATAGAGAAATTTCTGGCGGACTGGAAGAAAGTAGGCAGTCCCAAGAAATAA
- the pgsA gene encoding CDP-diacylglycerol--glycerol-3-phosphate 3-phosphatidyltransferase → MDETGRINTWNLPNSLTIFRIFCIPLVMFFISRSDQPLPAFWAAFFFSMASITDLLDGFLARRQKCVTALGKLLDPLADKLLISAALIMLIPKGRVEAWMAFLIIGREIAVTGLRGIGVTGGVVINASGLGKAKTIFQISALIALLLHFTYLGINFHQFGKALLWLALILTVWSGIDYFVRFYRLFGEEQK, encoded by the coding sequence ATGGATGAGACAGGACGTATAAACACCTGGAACCTACCTAACAGTCTTACAATCTTCCGCATCTTTTGTATCCCTCTGGTTATGTTTTTTATTAGCCGTTCAGATCAGCCGCTTCCGGCTTTCTGGGCGGCTTTTTTCTTTTCTATGGCCTCTATAACCGATCTCCTGGACGGTTTCCTGGCCCGCAGACAAAAGTGTGTTACCGCCCTGGGTAAACTCCTGGACCCTCTGGCCGATAAACTTCTCATCTCAGCGGCCTTAATCATGCTTATTCCCAAAGGTCGGGTGGAAGCCTGGATGGCATTTCTCATTATCGGGCGGGAGATAGCGGTAACCGGCCTGCGCGGCATCGGGGTTACCGGCGGAGTGGTTATCAACGCCAGCGGCCTGGGTAAGGCCAAAACTATCTTCCAAATCAGCGCCCTTATCGCCCTCCTGCTTCACTTTACTTACCTGGGCATCAACTTTCATCAATTCGGTAAGGCATTGTTATGGCTTGCTCTTATTTTGACGGTGTGGTCCGGGATAGATTATTTTGTTCGCTTTTATCGGTTATTTGGCGAGGAACAGAAGTGA